In the Moraxella osloensis genome, GCCGTTGGTTCAGTAGCGGGTCCTGTCGGTACCTTAGTGGGTGGCGCGATTGGCGCTGTAGCTGGCGGGGCAGCAGGTCATGAAGTCGGTGAAGCAGTCAATCCAACTGAAGCAGGCGAACAGCGTAAAGAAGCTAACCCTGTTGCCAGTGGTACAGGTATGGCTGCCGGTGCCGCGACAGGCGCAGCGATTGGTGCGGTAGGTGGGCCAGTAGGTTCAGTGGTGGGTGGTGCAATTGGTGCTGTAGCAGGCGCAGCCACAGGTAACGCGGTAGCAAATACGCTTGAAGGTAATACAGAAGAAGATACCTACTGGCGCAATAACTACAATACCACGACTTACTATAGCCAAGGTTATGATTACGATACTGACTATCGCTCGGCGTATGATTATGGTTATCGTGCACGTCATCATTTTAATACAGCTAATGAGTTTGAAAGTGTTGAAAATGACTTACGCAATGATTGGGAACAATTCAAAGGTAATTCACGTTTGACTTGGGACCAAGCTCGCCTAGCAGCACGTGATGCATGGTATCGTATTAAGCGTTAATCTTTCGATTAAGTTAGCTTAAAATGAAAAAGACTTTCATTAATTTGAAAGTCTTTTTTATTTGAACTGTTAAAATCAAAGCTAAAAAAGCTGGTCTATTAAATTACCATTTTGATGCCAATACCGATTAATACTAGCCCACCAAAAATTTCAGCTTTACTCTCTAGCCACGTGCCTGATTGCTTGCCCATAAATACGCCTATAAAGCTAAAAATGCCTGTTACCACGGCAATTACTGCACAGGATACATAAGGATTGACTGGGATTAAATTTAAGGTAAATCCGGCTGCCATTGCATCAATACTGGTTGCAATCGCTAAAGTAGTCATGGTTTTATGGGTGATGACAACATTGGCATCATTGGCGATATCTAAAGCAATATTGTGCGGGGTGGAATCTTGTGATGCAGCATCTTCATCATCGCCAGATAAGGCTTCATACAGCATTTTTCCACCAAGCCCCACCAAAATAACGCACGCTATCCAAGGCGCCCAATTTGCGATAAATCCTAAGAACCTGTTCACGATTAAAAAATATGCTAGGATAAGCTACATAATCAATTAATAACCGAATCAATCACCATGAGAAAAGCCTATCCAAGCGACATTAGCCGAAAACAATTTGAGCACATACTACCTATTTTAGAAAGTGCAAGGAAGAAGACCAAACCAAGAACGGTTGACCTTTACGACGTATTTTGTGGGTTATTGTATGTACTAAGAACAGGTTGCCAATGGCGACAGCTGCCCCATGACTTTCCCAAATGGCGCACCGTCCACGCCTACTTTCAGAAATGGAGCGAGCTTGATGAAGAAGGCAACAGCATTCTTCATCAAGCCTTAAAAAAAATTGGTCAAAAAAGCGCGAAAGAAGGACAAACGCAAGGGTAAAACCAGTTTTATCATCATCGATGCTCAAAGCGTTAAGAACACAGATACCGCTAAGTACAAAGGCTATGACGCAGGAAAGAAAGTATCAGGGATTAAGCGCCATATTGCAGTAGACAGCCAAGGCTTGCCGCATGCTATCTGTATTACCACTGCCAATATCACCGACCGTGAGGGTGCTACAACGTTACTTCGTCAACATGCTAAACGATTAAGCCGCGTAAAAAATGTGATGGTTGATGGCGGTTATCGAGGTGAGCCATTTGCTAATAGTGTTAAATCTATTTTAGGCGAAACCGTTACCACAGAAGTTGCCAAAAGAGATGAATTGCACACGTTTAAAGTCATACCAAAGCGATGTGTTGTAGAACGTTCGTTTGCTTGGCTTGAGAAAAATAGACGCTTATGGAAAAACTGTGAGCGTCATTTAAATTCGAGCCTTCAATTTACCAATCTTGCTTTCATCGCTTTGTTATTGAAAAGATTGTGAACAGGTTCTTAAAGAGATTTGGACCGAGTGGGAGGACTATCTAAATGATTGAACTATATTTTGAGACTGACCCCACTAAATTACCTAATATGTCAAGTAATGTATTACCAGTCCGGATGTTTGGCAAATCTGCACTGGAAGGTATGTACAACAGTATTGGCGGAGCTGCTTTACAAGAATTCAGAAGATTACAAGAACAGCCTGACGAAACAGCTTTTGACTTAATGATGTTATCGTTAGCAGTTACTGCCGCTGATACTTTCGTTGAACGAAACACCAGAGCAGAAGATGCTTGGTGTCGTCAATTTAAGGTTCATCTACCTTTACTAGAACCAGATTTGTGGCAACAACAAAGATCATTACTTCAAGAAACTTTACATTTTCTCAGCGGTGACTTATGGGATTTTGAATTTAGTCAAAGTGATTTTCAAATACCAAGTAAGATAACGCATCGACGAGCTCGAAAAATACACATCGATAATCATGACTCGGTTTGTTTATTCTCTGGCGGTCTCGATAGTATGATTGGAGCCATAGATTTAACACAACAAGGGAAAAAACCTGTACTAGTCAGCCATGCTTATCCAAAAGATAGGGAAAAACAGGATGATGTTTATAACAAACTTCGCCTTACTAATGCTAAATTTCAAGTCGTCGCAAACCCAAGAAAAGTAAAAGAAATCCCAGTCGATGTACAAATGAGAACACGGAGTTTTAACTTTATTGCATTTGGAGCATTGATTGCTACTGCGTTATCAAAAAACCACTATAATAATCAAACCGTTAACCTTTATATCCCAGAAAATGGGCTTATTTCGATCAATCCACCATTAACAGCTCGACGAATTGGTTCATTGAGTACAAGAACGACTCATCCCTTTTTTTTAGGAAAGCTGAACGAATTGTTCATCAATATTGGTTTACCTGTTAAGCTATTGAATCCTTACCAGTTTAAAACAAAGGGTGAGATGATAGTAGACTGCCAAAATCAGGCTTTACTGAAAAAGGTTGCCGTTGATACAGTTTCCTGTGGTAAATGGAAACGCTCAGGTATTCAATGCGGCAGATGTGTGCCATGCTTGATTAGGCGAGCTTCTTTTAATGCAGCCACTTATAATGATAATACACCATACCAATTCCCAGTTTTAAACCATGTCATCAAAAACCCCAATAATAGAGACGATTTGATGTCTATGATTGTCGCTATTCAGAGTTTAGAAAATGCTTCGAATAAAAATATTTGGGTGGCAAGGTCGGGTTCATTACCATTTGAGAAAACTGAACGTCAGAGCATTATAGATACTGTTTTAAGGGGAATGGGTGAAGTGAAAAATTATTTACAAACTCAAAATTTGGATGTAACTGTCTAATGTACCCATTGATTGATCTGCATTGCCATTTGGATTTATATGAAAATCCGCATAAAGTCGCTTCTTTATGCGATGCTTCAAGTTATATTCTATCAGTCACGACAACACCTAAAGCATGGTTCGGTACAAAGGAACTTGCAGAAAACCATCAAAGAATTCAAACAGCTCTTGGTTTGCATCCACAGATAGCTCACGAACGAAGTGATGAACTAGATTTATTTGACCTATTAGTGGACGACACAAAATATATAGGTGAAATAGGATTAGATGGCTCGCGCTCACTAAAACAATTTCAATCGATTCAACAGAAAGTTTTTGAGCATATTGTTATACAATCGAATAAGTCTACTCCTAAAATTTTAACCATTCATAGTCTTCAGGCTGTGGATAGCGTACTTGACTGTTTAAAAAATCATTTTTCAAATGGCGTACCTGTTCTACACTGGTACACAGGAAATGAAATTCAATTAAACAGAGCGATAGCTAATGGCTGTTGGTTTTCAGTAAATCAAAGGATGCTCTCAACCAACAAAGGAAAACAGCTCGTCAGCAGAATTCCCAAAAACTGCATTATCACTGAAACGGATGGCCCATTTGTTAAGAGTAAAAATCAGCCAATTTTGCCTGGCGAAGTTATGCCAGTAATCAATAGTTTATCTAAGCTTTGGAATGAACCAAGAGAGCAAGTTATTGCTAGAGTTTTCGAGAATTTTAAAAACCTTATAAGGCAAGTGACTTGGTGAACAACAATAAATCCCAAAAAATATTTTTAATTTTACCATTTATGTAGAAATACTTCAAAAATCGTTAAAAAGGGTGTCCAACTTTCGGGGTTCAGATCAAAATAAGTGGGCACTATCTCGTATTTTTTAGAATGGTGGTAGATGGGATGGTCGGATGCTTACACTGATTGTGATGTCTTACTTCTATGCAAAAAATGAACAAGAAAATATTTTGGCAAGTGAGCTTCAAAAGCTAAAAGGATAACTGATGAAAACGAATTTTCCTAAAGACTTCGATGTTGAAGCAGCGGTTCAAGCGATTATTGATGATGAACCTGATTTGATAGCAGAGCGAGACAATTTGATTGAAGCATTAAACCAAACCAAAGCAGGTATCTTTGCACGTACGACAGAAATATCAGATACGGCTCAAGTCCGCCATAAAGCGGGTTTGTCGCAAAGTCAATTTGCCAAAGCCTTAGGTATTTCTGTCAATACGTTAAAATCTTGGGAGCAAGGTCAGCGTAAACCGAGTGGCTCAGCGCAAGTCTTACTTAAATTATTAGGCAAAAAACCTGAGTTAATTGATGAGATTGCTCATTTTGCATAGTACTTGAGCCCTTCTATTAAACACCTTTTAGTGAGTGTAATCGAAAGTTTCTTATAAGCTCTGTTTAAAGATGTGTTGAACGCTGATTTATAGATAGGTTAATTTACAAAAATAGGCATAAACTTAAGAAAATAAGAAACTCTATGAAAACATCTGTTTTCCGTAGGCTAGTTCTATTATCACGCGAATCTATAATGGTATAATACTCGACAAAATTCCTTAGCGTGCAATATGACCCGAATTCTCAGATAACCCCTGGTTAAAGTGTGGCTTGTTTTTTTACACTCTACCTTATTCGATATCAGCAAAGAATTAGGGAAATATAGTCACAGAAACATAAAAGTGATACAAGGCAGGCGAACGAAACTGTACAAATAGTACTGTGAGTGAGCCTAACGCCGTAGCACTTTCTGTCTTCGAAGACTATAGCAGTCTAGCCGCTTTCGGATAAGCCAAGGCCACGTTTGTGAGTGCATTTATATCTACCCTTTGACCCAAAATTTTGTTTCTAGACATTAAGTTAGTTATAAATGGCAGATTAGGTATGAGACCATTATCGTTTATCCCAGTCTAGAACTTTTGAAATCTACGTCTTTTATAATACTCGTTTTTATTGTTCAAACGATGCTAACTATAACATTGCCATATATAAGCGATACAATATTTTACTTTTAATTCTTATTATGATTGATATAATCAAATTTTAGCTTAAATATGAAAAATAAATTCTATATTTTGCTATATTTAGAAATATATTTTCTTATTATTTTTTGTTTTTGATATTTATTTTTTATTTAATTTTAAAATGGGAGTTACACATGAATAACATCAATTTAAAAGAAACTTTTAAAACATTGCGTGGGCAAACAGGTAATCCAGCGGTTAGCGTATTTATTCCGACCCACCGTACTTTCCCAGACAATGAGCAAGACGCAATTGCCCTAAAAAACCAACTTAAAATCGTCGAAGAACGTGTCACCAATGAATACGACAAGCGTGTTGCTGCAAGTGTGATGGAAAAAATCCATGCCCAAACCGATGAGCTTGACCATAACTATAACTTAGATACGCTGGCTGTGTTTGCCACGCCTGAATCTGCTCAAGTGGTGCGTTTGCCCTTTGATGCCGCTGAGCGAGTCATCATTGGTGAAAAGTTTGCGACCCGTGACCTCATGCGTAACTTATCAGAAGGGGTTGGCTATTATGTGTTGGTAGTTACGCCTGAAAAAGCCCGTCTGATTGAAGGCGTGAATAATCGTCTGGTTGAAGAAATTAAAGGCGGTAGCGAACGTCAACAAACAATGAGCGAGTTGACCTTCCCTATTAACAACTCAACGCTACCCAACAACAGTAAAGCAGACCGTACAGGCTCATCAGACGATGATATGTACTTAAAAGAGTTCTTTAACCGTGTTGATAAAAGCTTGCAAGAGCTTTATAACAAATCACCACTACCTGTGATTTTGGTGGGTGATAGCCACAATATGGGGTTTTATGAAAAAGTGTGCGACCGCCCTGATATGATTATTGGTAAAGTCGATAATTTAACATATTTAAACGACAGCAAGCCAGAGGACATTATTGCTGGCGTTCAAGACATCGTTGAGCAAAAGCGTCAGACTCGCTATGAAACTGCCAAAGGCGACCTTGAAAAAGCTCGTAATGAAAAGATGGTGCGTACTGATTTGCAACAAATTTATCGCTCGGCGTTTGAAGGCAATGCGGTAACGCTATTGGTTCGTCAAGGTCATAGTGTGCCTGCGAAGATTGATGAGAAAGCACAGACCCTACAAGTCCAAGATGATGCTACTGCTGAGGGTGTAACCGATGATGCGGTTAGTGAAATCATTGAATTGGTTAGCCATAACGGTGGTGAGGTGGTATTTGTACCCACTGAGCAAATGGATGAAAAGGAGCCGATTGCGTTGATTACTCGTTACTAATTACTAAATCGTTTACAATGAAGGGTAGGACAATGGTCTTACCCCTTTTTTTATTGAGTAAAATAGATGAATAATACGCATTTGGTCGCTCAATGGCTACAGCGACAGATTAAAGATAGTTCAGCAGTTGGGTTAATGCTGGGTTTTTTTTGTCTATATGTGTCCTATGTACCAATGTTGTTGCCACGGGTCTGGTGGTTGCAGGCAATCAGTGGTGGCATTAACGCTATCGTTGGTTATGCGTTTGGAATGCTGTTGGGTCTTATAGGGTATTGGTTACAGCGTTTATTAAAAAACTCCAATCATCAATCAGCTATCAACCACCTAAATATCTTACCAATAATGACGATGGTATTAGGATTTTTAGGCGCGATTGGTTTTGCTTTTTATCATTACCAGATTACTGCCAAGATTGCCCAACAGGTCCAGATAACACCGCCGTCATTACTTAGTGTCAGTGGGTCAATGCTCTTAAGTCTATTGATTTGGGGGTTGGTCGTGTTTATCGCTCGCTTGATAAAGCAATTGGTGTTGATGGGGGTAGAACGTGGCTTTCCACAGTTTTCTACTACCACAAAAATGAGTATGAAAGCAGGGGCTTTTTTACTACTGATTGTCGGATTGGTTACGTTAAGTCGAGATTATATCTGGCACAAAGTTGTCGAGAAAGTCGCCTATAGTGCCATGCAGCTTGATACCTCTGAACCCGATACCCTATCAGCCCCATTCTCACGGTATAAATCAGGGTTTGATAGTGGGCAAACGGGGCATAGTAATAAAGAAAAACCTGCCCAACAGTGGCAGGAGTTGGGGCATTTTGGACAACGCTTTGTCTCGCTTGGGGCGTCGCAGAAGGATATTAGCTTGCTGACAGGATTGCCTGCCAAAGAGCCGATTCGGGTATTCGTTGGTTTGAATCGTCAAGAACCTGATAAAGCGTTGTTAGAAAAAATGGTGCAGACCGCCCTTGATGAGATGGATAGAACGCAGGCGTTTACCCGCCGCTATATCGTGATACAAGGGGCTACAGGACGGGGCTGGATTGAAGAGTACAGCAGTCAGGCGGTTGAGTATTTGACCCAAGGCGATGTGGCAACGGTGGCGATTCAATACTCGTATTTACCCAGTCAATTTTCGTTTTTGTTGAATGGTGAGCTTGCCACGTTTGCCAATAGCGAGTTGATAAATGCCGTCAAACAACGTCTTGAGCAAATGCCGATTGATAAACGCCCTAAATTACTGCTTGCAGGAGAGTCGTTAGGGGCGTATGCCAGTCAATCGCTTTT is a window encoding:
- a CDS encoding alpha/beta-hydrolase family protein, which translates into the protein MNNTHLVAQWLQRQIKDSSAVGLMLGFFCLYVSYVPMLLPRVWWLQAISGGINAIVGYAFGMLLGLIGYWLQRLLKNSNHQSAINHLNILPIMTMVLGFLGAIGFAFYHYQITAKIAQQVQITPPSLLSVSGSMLLSLLIWGLVVFIARLIKQLVLMGVERGFPQFSTTTKMSMKAGAFLLLIVGLVTLSRDYIWHKVVEKVAYSAMQLDTSEPDTLSAPFSRYKSGFDSGQTGHSNKEKPAQQWQELGHFGQRFVSLGASQKDISLLTGLPAKEPIRVFVGLNRQEPDKALLEKMVQTALDEMDRTQAFTRRYIVIQGATGRGWIEEYSSQAVEYLTQGDVATVAIQYSYLPSQFSFLLNGELATFANSELINAVKQRLEQMPIDKRPKLLLAGESLGAYASQSLFNNYDDVINRIDGAVWVGTPRFSPLWQQLVANRNKGSTEVLPIIHGGQHVRFMDNPASLKQLTNDWQSPRIVFLQYATDPIVWWSSKMLWQAPDWMAEPKGRGVSHLPRWLPVLSFWELSLDMPASNQTPAGFGHIYEDDIVYAWAAVLDNSQVDPKQVAERIEQRIAFTKENK
- the qatC gene encoding Qat anti-phage system QueC-like protein QatC, producing MIELYFETDPTKLPNMSSNVLPVRMFGKSALEGMYNSIGGAALQEFRRLQEQPDETAFDLMMLSLAVTAADTFVERNTRAEDAWCRQFKVHLPLLEPDLWQQQRSLLQETLHFLSGDLWDFEFSQSDFQIPSKITHRRARKIHIDNHDSVCLFSGGLDSMIGAIDLTQQGKKPVLVSHAYPKDREKQDDVYNKLRLTNAKFQVVANPRKVKEIPVDVQMRTRSFNFIAFGALIATALSKNHYNNQTVNLYIPENGLISINPPLTARRIGSLSTRTTHPFFLGKLNELFINIGLPVKLLNPYQFKTKGEMIVDCQNQALLKKVAVDTVSCGKWKRSGIQCGRCVPCLIRRASFNAATYNDNTPYQFPVLNHVIKNPNNRDDLMSMIVAIQSLENASNKNIWVARSGSLPFEKTERQSIIDTVLRGMGEVKNYLQTQNLDVTV
- a CDS encoding manganese efflux pump MntP family protein, with amino-acid sequence MNRFLGFIANWAPWIACVILVGLGGKMLYEALSGDDEDAASQDSTPHNIALDIANDANVVITHKTMTTLAIATSIDAMAAGFTLNLIPVNPYVSCAVIAVVTGIFSFIGVFMGKQSGTWLESKAEIFGGLVLIGIGIKMVI
- the qatD gene encoding Qat anti-phage system TatD family nuclease QatD — protein: MYPLIDLHCHLDLYENPHKVASLCDASSYILSVTTTPKAWFGTKELAENHQRIQTALGLHPQIAHERSDELDLFDLLVDDTKYIGEIGLDGSRSLKQFQSIQQKVFEHIVIQSNKSTPKILTIHSLQAVDSVLDCLKNHFSNGVPVLHWYTGNEIQLNRAIANGCWFSVNQRMLSTNKGKQLVSRIPKNCIITETDGPFVKSKNQPILPGEVMPVINSLSKLWNEPREQVIARVFENFKNLIRQVTW
- a CDS encoding helix-turn-helix domain-containing protein, which translates into the protein MKTNFPKDFDVEAAVQAIIDDEPDLIAERDNLIEALNQTKAGIFARTTEISDTAQVRHKAGLSQSQFAKALGISVNTLKSWEQGQRKPSGSAQVLLKLLGKKPELIDEIAHFA
- a CDS encoding IS5 family transposase (programmed frameshift), with the protein product MRKAYPSDISRKQFEHILPILESARKKTKPRTVDLYDVFCGLLYVLRTGCQWRQLPHDFPKWRTVHAYFQKWSELDEEGNSILHQALKKLVKKARKKDKRKGKTSFIIIDAQSVKNTDTAKYKGYDAGKKVSGIKRHIAVDSQGLPHAICITTANITDREGATTLLRQHAKRLSRVKNVMVDGGYRGEPFANSVKSILGETVTTEVAKRDELHTFKVIPKRCVVERSFAWLEKNRRLWKNCERHLNSSLQFTNLAFIALLLKRL